ATCGGCATCGCGTGTTCGGAGAGACTGCGCAGGCCGATGGCAAGATAGAGCAGTATCATTTCCGCGAGCCAGCCAATGCCGGGCAGATTCGAGATCAGCCAGGCCGCGAAGGTGAGCGGCAACACCGCCAGTGACCATGCCAGGAGTCCCTTGTTGCGCCGCGGCTGCCCCCGGTTGAACCGCAGCTCGATGGCCGAAGCCAGCCAGCCGAACCCCACCAGCGGATGCCAGCGACGCGGCTCGCCCAGTACCTGGTCGAGCAGGATGGCAGCCAGCATGAGCGGCGCCATCATCGCATGCGCTCCGCACAGTTACGGATGAGACGCTGCAATTCATCGAGCCCCAGCGTCAGCGCCGAGATACCCGGCTGAAGAATGTCCGGAGACTTGATTTCGTGTACGTCACCACTACGAATCGCCGGGATCGATCGCCAACCATCGCGCTCGGCCAGCTGCTCCGGGCGGAAACGCTTGCCGCACCAGGAGCCGATGATCAGATCCGGCGCGCGGCGAACCACCTCCATTGGTTCGGTGATATAGCGGTCACGCGCCCGGGGGTGATGGCTGAGATCGGCGAAGCAGTCCTCACCCCCGGCTATGTCGATCAGCTCGCTGACCCAGCGGATGCCCGAGATCAACGGATCATTCCACTCCTCGAAGTACACCCGTGGTCTGCAGGGCAAGGATGAAGACTGCTGACGAACCTGATCGAGGCGCTCCTGCAGCCCCTGAACCAGCTCAGCGGCCCGCTCACCCGCGCCGACGAGCGCACCCAGCGTTTCGATCATGCGCAGGATGCCGGCTATGTCGCGCTGGTTGAACAGATGCACTTCCAGCCCTTCCCGGGCCAGGTCGGCAGCGATACCGGCTTGCAGGTCGCAATATCCCAGGACCAGATCAGGCTTGAGCTCGATAATCCGCTCGGTCTTGGCACTGGTGAAGGCGGAGACCTTGGGTTTTTCCCGGCGCGCCTGTGGCGGATGAACGGTAAAGCCGGAAATACCGGCAATGCGATCCTGCTCGCCAAGCCGGTATAGCACTTCGCAGGTTTCGGTAGACAGACAGACGATGCGCTGTGGCCCCTTCACGACTAATGACCCCAGCCATCGGTAAAGACCAGTTCGGACAGCGGTTGCGCCTGGGCCCAGCCCTCTTCTTCCAGCATTGGTCGCGGATAGAATTCCCGCACCGGTCCCAGACAGAGTATTGCCACCGGACGCGCGCCCTCCGGCATGCTAAGCAACGCGGCGAGCGCATCGGGATCGAAAAGCGATACCCAGCCCATGCCGAGTCCTTCGGCGCGAGCTGCCAGCCACATGTTCTGGATGGCGCAGGCCAGCGATGCCAGATCCATCTCAGGCAAGGTGCGGCGGCCGAACAGATGCTTCTCGCGCCCATCCGGCAGCGCAGCGACCAGCAGTTCGGCGCAGTCGAGGATGCCTTCGACCTTGAGTTGCATGAACTCATCGCTGCGCTGACCCAGCGCTTCGGCGGTAAGACGGCGCTCGGCCTCGACCAGGCGATGAAGCTCGGCGCGGATATCCTGGCGAGTGATTCTCACGAAGCGCCACGGCTGCATCAGCCCGACGCTGGGCGCGTTATGGGCTGCCTGCAGCAGCCGCGCAAGCAGCTCCGGCTCGACGCTGCCGCCACTGAAGTGGCGCATGTCGCGGCGTTCGCGAATAGCCCGGTACACCCCTGCCCGCTCGGTGTCGGTGAAGGCCTGATCGTTCATGGCTGAAACAATGCTGCCACGGCGCGCGGATTGCCGGGAAAATACAGATGGATATACGACGCGGTCAGCCGACCCAACCGATAGACCGCCTCGGCCGTGCGCTTGTAGTTCGGGCATTCGCCGCGCACCAGAACGGGATGCTCGCACTGCAGCGCAGAGTGATGGAAGGTGTGGCCGCGCAGAGAACCTTCAGGCAGCGACACCTCCTGCAAGGCCAGCGCAGCCAGGCGCTTTTGCATGGTGACCTGCCCCGAAACCAGCCCGACCATTTCAGCCGTCGTGCCCTCGGCATCGGTCAACGTTTCGCATAGATAGAGCATGCCGCCGCATTCGGCGAGGATCGGCTTGCCGGACTGCTGGTGCTGGCGGATCGCCGATTGCATCGCGCGGTTGGACGCCAACTGTTCGAGGTGCAATTCGGGATATCCCCCCGGCAGATACAGACTCTCAACATCTGGCAGCGCCGAATCGCGCAGCGGCGAGAAAAACACCAACTCGGCACCGAGCGATTCGAGCACGTCGAGGTTGGCCTGGTAGATAAAAGCGAACGCAGGATCACGCGCGACACCTATGCGCACGCCGGCCAGCAGCCGATCCCGAGCGGCTTGCGGCGCGCCCTCAAAGTCGACCGGTGCGGGCAGCGCCGAACCGGCACTGGCCTCCAGCGCGTCGGCCGCGGCATCCAACCGCGCGTCGAGGTCGAGCAGCTCGTCCGCCTGCACCAGACCCAGATGCCGGCTGGGCAGCGCTACGTCCGGACTGCGTGGTAGCGCGCCATACCAATGCATGCCCGCCGGCAGGCTGTCACGAAGGATCTTGCCATGACGGGCGCTGCCAACCTTGTTACCGAGCACACCGGAGAATGGCAAGTGCAACTGGAAATGCGCCAGCCCGTGAGCCATGGCGCCGAAGGTCTGCGCCATCCCCGACCCGTCGATGACGCCCATCACCGGCACGCCGAAGTGCCGGGCGAGATCCGCCGCGGAAGGATTGCCGTCGAACAGTCCCATGACGCCTTCGATCAGGATGAGATCCGCCTCGCCTGCCGCTCCCCACAGCATGCGCCGGCTCTCCTGCTCTCCGATCATCCACAAATCGAGCTGGTAGACCGGCTGGCCGCTGGCTCGCTGCAGGATCATCGGATCGAGAAAGTCCGGGCCGCACTTGAACACCCGGACGCGACGCCCTTGCCTGTGGTGCAAGCGCGCCAGTGCCGCGGTGACGGTGGTCTTGCCCTGCCCCGAAGCAGGCGCGGCGATCAGAAGCGCCGGGCACTGCCGTGTGGTCAAAACTCGACCCCCTTCTGCGCCTTGATCCCGGACTTGAAGGCGTGCTTGACCACGCCCATCTCAGTCACCGTATCGGCGGCCTCGATCAGCTCGGGCGGCGCACCACGGCCAGTCACGACAACATGCTGATGCATGGGCCGCGAACCGATGTCGCGCAGTACCTGTTCGATTTCGAGATAACGATATTTCAAAGCGATGTTCAGCTCGTCGAGCACTACCAGGGCGATCTCCGGATCGCTCATCAACTCGACCGCCACGTCCCAGGCTGCACGAGCCTTGGCCATGTCGTCCTGACGATCCTGCGTTTCCCAGGTGAAGCCGGCGCCCATGACGTGATAGCGCACTTCGTCAGGGAAGCGACGGAAGAAGGTTTCCTCACCGGTACTGCGTGCGCCCTTGATGAACTGGACGATGCCCACCTTGTAACCGTGGCCGAGCGAGCGAGCCGCCATGCCGAACGCGGAGCTGCTCTTGCCCTTGCCGTTGCCGGTCAACACCAGGAGCAGCCCGTGTTCATCCTGGGCCTGGGCGATCTTCTCGTCCATTACCGCCTTCTTGCGCTGCATGCGCAGGCGGTGACGTTCATCGCGTTCGGCGTCGCTCACGCGTGACGGTCCTGCCCGTTGCGCAGCGGCGCCGCGGCGTGAAGCGCTGCATACAACAGCGCAGCGACAGCCACGTAGAAGGCCATGGTCGCCAGATACTGCGGATAGTAGGTCGCGATCCGCTCAAGCATGCCAACGAACGTCGGCTCGGCGTAACGGCCAGAGAAGAAGTAGAACCCGCCGCTGGAGAACAACTGGCATACCAGCGCGCTGACCGACATCACACCGGCAAGAACCGGCAGGCTACGCAGGCTGTCCTGGTGCCAGCGAGCGTACAGACGACCGCCAAACCACAGCGCGGCGTAGGCGGGAACCAGCATCCAGTAGGCTACGGTCATGCAGTGATGACCGGCGTTTGTCCAGCCAACACTCATGACGTCCATGAAGGTCGCCTGCAGAAACAGCGCAGGGAAGATCCAGCGCGGACGCAGCAACACGCCAGCGAGGAAAAACACCGCCCACGAGGCGCTGCGCAGGTTCACCAGATCGAAATGGCTCCCCCGTGTCATCGCCATCAACAGGACCAGGGCGA
The nucleotide sequence above comes from Halopseudomonas xinjiangensis. Encoded proteins:
- a CDS encoding cobalamin-binding protein, which gives rise to MKGPQRIVCLSTETCEVLYRLGEQDRIAGISGFTVHPPQARREKPKVSAFTSAKTERIIELKPDLVLGYCDLQAGIAADLAREGLEVHLFNQRDIAGILRMIETLGALVGAGERAAELVQGLQERLDQVRQQSSSLPCRPRVYFEEWNDPLISGIRWVSELIDIAGGEDCFADLSHHPRARDRYITEPMEVVRRAPDLIIGSWCGKRFRPEQLAERDGWRSIPAIRSGDVHEIKSPDILQPGISALTLGLDELQRLIRNCAERMR
- the bluB gene encoding 5,6-dimethylbenzimidazole synthase, which produces MNDQAFTDTERAGVYRAIRERRDMRHFSGGSVEPELLARLLQAAHNAPSVGLMQPWRFVRITRQDIRAELHRLVEAERRLTAEALGQRSDEFMQLKVEGILDCAELLVAALPDGREKHLFGRRTLPEMDLASLACAIQNMWLAARAEGLGMGWVSLFDPDALAALLSMPEGARPVAILCLGPVREFYPRPMLEEEGWAQAQPLSELVFTDGWGH
- a CDS encoding cobyrinate a,c-diamide synthase; this encodes MTTRQCPALLIAAPASGQGKTTVTAALARLHHRQGRRVRVFKCGPDFLDPMILQRASGQPVYQLDLWMIGEQESRRMLWGAAGEADLILIEGVMGLFDGNPSAADLARHFGVPVMGVIDGSGMAQTFGAMAHGLAHFQLHLPFSGVLGNKVGSARHGKILRDSLPAGMHWYGALPRSPDVALPSRHLGLVQADELLDLDARLDAAADALEASAGSALPAPVDFEGAPQAARDRLLAGVRIGVARDPAFAFIYQANLDVLESLGAELVFFSPLRDSALPDVESLYLPGGYPELHLEQLASNRAMQSAIRQHQQSGKPILAECGGMLYLCETLTDAEGTTAEMVGLVSGQVTMQKRLAALALQEVSLPEGSLRGHTFHHSALQCEHPVLVRGECPNYKRTAEAVYRLGRLTASYIHLYFPGNPRAVAALFQP
- the cobO gene encoding cob(I)yrinic acid a,c-diamide adenosyltransferase, which codes for MQRKKAVMDEKIAQAQDEHGLLLVLTGNGKGKSSSAFGMAARSLGHGYKVGIVQFIKGARSTGEETFFRRFPDEVRYHVMGAGFTWETQDRQDDMAKARAAWDVAVELMSDPEIALVVLDELNIALKYRYLEIEQVLRDIGSRPMHQHVVVTGRGAPPELIEAADTVTEMGVVKHAFKSGIKAQKGVEF